From the Vulpes lagopus strain Blue_001 chromosome 15, ASM1834538v1, whole genome shotgun sequence genome, one window contains:
- the PTPN5 gene encoding tyrosine-protein phosphatase non-receptor type 5 isoform X1, whose translation MNYEEARSEREKHAADDSEGGTLDMCCSERLPGLPQPAVMATLDQAEGLGAPQREMPPPPPPSPPPRGAGSHSLSGRSGLCLLAASQLLLACGVLWLSGYGPIWSQNAADLLSSSLTLLEQLGPMARLGAGTWEVPNLLLVTLSVILITTLVWHLLRAPPEPSTPLPPEDRRQSVSRQPSFTYSEWMEEKVEDDFLDLDPVPETPVFDCVMDIKPEADPASLTVKSMGLQERRGSNVSLTLDMCTPGCGEEGFGYLMSPREESAREYLLSASRVLQAEELHEKALDPFLLQAEFFEIPMNFVDPKEYDIPGLVRKNRYKTILPNPHSRVCLTSPDPDDPLSSYINANYIRGYGGEEKVYIATQGPIVSTVGDFWRMVWQEHTPIIVMITNIEEMNEKCTEYWPEEQVVYDGVEIIVQKVIHTEDYRLRVISLRNGTEERGLKHYWFTSWPDQKTPDRAPPLLHLVREVEEAAQQEGPRCAPIIVHCSAGIGRTGCFIATSICCQQLRHEGVVDILKTTCQLRQDRGGMIQTCEQYQFVHHVMSLYEKQLSRPSPE comes from the exons ATGAATTATGAGGAAGCCAG gagtgagagagagaagcacgcgGCCGATGACTCCGAGGGAGGGACCCTGGACATGTGCTGCAGTGAGAGGCTGCCGG GGCTGCCCCAGCCGGCAGTGATGGCGACGCTGGACCAGGCCGAAGGGCTCGGGGCCCCGCAGCGAGAGatgccgccgcccccgccgccctcgCCGCCACCCCGAGGCGCCGGGAGCCACTCCCTCAGCGGCAGGAGCGGCCTGTGCCTGTTGGCTGCCTCTCAGCTCCTG CTTGCCTGCGGGGTCCTCTGGCTCAGCGGCTACGGCCCCATCTGGTCACAGAATGCCGCAGACCTCCTCTCCTCCTCGCTCACACTCCTGGAACAGCTGGGACCCATG GCCCGGCTGGGCGCTGGGACCTGGGAGGTCCCCAATCTGCTGCTGGTTACTCTGTCTGTGATCCTCATTACCACCCTG GTGTGGCACCTCCTGAGGGCTCCCCCAGAGCCATCCACCCCACTGCCCCCTGAGGATAGGCGCCAGTCAGTGAGCCGTCAGCCCTCCTTCACCTACTCAGAGTGGATGGAAGAGAAGGTGGAGGATGACTTCCTGGACCTGGACCCTGTCCCTGAGACTCCTGTGTTTGACTGCGTGATGGACATCAAGCCTGAGGCTGACCCTGCCTCACTGACCGTCAAGTCCATGGGTCTACAGGAAAG GAGGGGCTCCAACGTCTCCCTGACCCTGGACATGTGCACGCCAGGCTGCGGTGAGGAGGGCTTTGGCTACCTCATGTCCCCGCGTGAGGAGTCGGCCCGCGAGTACCTGCTCAGCGCCTCCCGGGTCCTGCAGGCCGAGGAGCTTCACGAGAAGGCCCTGGACCCCTTCCTGCTGCAGGCAGAGTTCTTT GAAATCCCCATGAACTTTGTGGATCCGAAGGAGTATGACATCCCCGGGCTGGTGCGCAAGAACCGGTACAAAACCATCCTGCCCA acccccaCAGCAGAGTGTGTCTGACCTCACCAGACCCTGATGACCCTCTGAGTTCCTACATCAACGCCAACTACATCCGG GGCTATGGTGGGGAGGAGAAGGTGTACATCGCCACTCAGGGACCCATCGTCAGCACGGTCGGTGACTTCTGGCGCATGGTGTGGCAGGAGCACACGCCCATCATCGTCATGATCACCAACATCGAGGAGATGAACGAG AAGTGCACTGAGTATTGGCCGGAGGAGCAGGTGGTGTACGACGGTGTGGAGATCATCGTGCAGAAGGTCATTCATACTGAGGATTACCGGCTGCGAGTCATCTCCCTCAGG AACGGGACCGAAGAGCGAGGCCTGAAGCATTACTGGTTCACGTCCTGGCCCGACCAGAAGACCCCAGACCGGGCTCCCCCACTCCTGCACCTGGTCCgggaggtggaggaggcagcCCAGCAGGAGGGGCCGCGCTGTGCCCCCATCATCGTCCACTGCAG TGCAGGGATTGGCAGGACAGGCTGCTTCATTGCCACCAGCATCTGCTGCCAGCAGCTACGGCATGAGGGAGTGGTGGACATCCTTAAGACCACGTGCCAGCTCCGTCAGGACAG GGGCGGCATGATCCAGACGTGCGAGCAATACCAGTTTGTGCACCATGTCATGAGCCTCTACGAGAAGCAGCTGTCCCGCCCGTCCCCAGAGTGA
- the PTPN5 gene encoding tyrosine-protein phosphatase non-receptor type 5 isoform X3 yields MATLDQAEGLGAPQREMPPPPPPSPPPRGAGSHSLSGRSGLCLLAASQLLLACGVLWLSGYGPIWSQNAADLLSSSLTLLEQLGPMARLGAGTWEVPNLLLVTLSVILITTLVWHLLRAPPEPSTPLPPEDRRQSVSRQPSFTYSEWMEEKVEDDFLDLDPVPETPVFDCVMDIKPEADPASLTVKSMGLQERRGSNVSLTLDMCTPGCGEEGFGYLMSPREESAREYLLSASRVLQAEELHEKALDPFLLQAEFFEIPMNFVDPKEYDIPGLVRKNRYKTILPNPHSRVCLTSPDPDDPLSSYINANYIRGYGGEEKVYIATQGPIVSTVGDFWRMVWQEHTPIIVMITNIEEMNEKCTEYWPEEQVVYDGVEIIVQKVIHTEDYRLRVISLRNGTEERGLKHYWFTSWPDQKTPDRAPPLLHLVREVEEAAQQEGPRCAPIIVHCSAGIGRTGCFIATSICCQQLRHEGVVDILKTTCQLRQDRGGMIQTCEQYQFVHHVMSLYEKQLSRPSPE; encoded by the exons ATGGCGACGCTGGACCAGGCCGAAGGGCTCGGGGCCCCGCAGCGAGAGatgccgccgcccccgccgccctcgCCGCCACCCCGAGGCGCCGGGAGCCACTCCCTCAGCGGCAGGAGCGGCCTGTGCCTGTTGGCTGCCTCTCAGCTCCTG CTTGCCTGCGGGGTCCTCTGGCTCAGCGGCTACGGCCCCATCTGGTCACAGAATGCCGCAGACCTCCTCTCCTCCTCGCTCACACTCCTGGAACAGCTGGGACCCATG GCCCGGCTGGGCGCTGGGACCTGGGAGGTCCCCAATCTGCTGCTGGTTACTCTGTCTGTGATCCTCATTACCACCCTG GTGTGGCACCTCCTGAGGGCTCCCCCAGAGCCATCCACCCCACTGCCCCCTGAGGATAGGCGCCAGTCAGTGAGCCGTCAGCCCTCCTTCACCTACTCAGAGTGGATGGAAGAGAAGGTGGAGGATGACTTCCTGGACCTGGACCCTGTCCCTGAGACTCCTGTGTTTGACTGCGTGATGGACATCAAGCCTGAGGCTGACCCTGCCTCACTGACCGTCAAGTCCATGGGTCTACAGGAAAG GAGGGGCTCCAACGTCTCCCTGACCCTGGACATGTGCACGCCAGGCTGCGGTGAGGAGGGCTTTGGCTACCTCATGTCCCCGCGTGAGGAGTCGGCCCGCGAGTACCTGCTCAGCGCCTCCCGGGTCCTGCAGGCCGAGGAGCTTCACGAGAAGGCCCTGGACCCCTTCCTGCTGCAGGCAGAGTTCTTT GAAATCCCCATGAACTTTGTGGATCCGAAGGAGTATGACATCCCCGGGCTGGTGCGCAAGAACCGGTACAAAACCATCCTGCCCA acccccaCAGCAGAGTGTGTCTGACCTCACCAGACCCTGATGACCCTCTGAGTTCCTACATCAACGCCAACTACATCCGG GGCTATGGTGGGGAGGAGAAGGTGTACATCGCCACTCAGGGACCCATCGTCAGCACGGTCGGTGACTTCTGGCGCATGGTGTGGCAGGAGCACACGCCCATCATCGTCATGATCACCAACATCGAGGAGATGAACGAG AAGTGCACTGAGTATTGGCCGGAGGAGCAGGTGGTGTACGACGGTGTGGAGATCATCGTGCAGAAGGTCATTCATACTGAGGATTACCGGCTGCGAGTCATCTCCCTCAGG AACGGGACCGAAGAGCGAGGCCTGAAGCATTACTGGTTCACGTCCTGGCCCGACCAGAAGACCCCAGACCGGGCTCCCCCACTCCTGCACCTGGTCCgggaggtggaggaggcagcCCAGCAGGAGGGGCCGCGCTGTGCCCCCATCATCGTCCACTGCAG TGCAGGGATTGGCAGGACAGGCTGCTTCATTGCCACCAGCATCTGCTGCCAGCAGCTACGGCATGAGGGAGTGGTGGACATCCTTAAGACCACGTGCCAGCTCCGTCAGGACAG GGGCGGCATGATCCAGACGTGCGAGCAATACCAGTTTGTGCACCATGTCATGAGCCTCTACGAGAAGCAGCTGTCCCGCCCGTCCCCAGAGTGA
- the PTPN5 gene encoding tyrosine-protein phosphatase non-receptor type 5 isoform X2 — MCCSERLPGLPQPAVMATLDQAEGLGAPQREMPPPPPPSPPPRGAGSHSLSGRSGLCLLAASQLLLACGVLWLSGYGPIWSQNAADLLSSSLTLLEQLGPMARLGAGTWEVPNLLLVTLSVILITTLVWHLLRAPPEPSTPLPPEDRRQSVSRQPSFTYSEWMEEKVEDDFLDLDPVPETPVFDCVMDIKPEADPASLTVKSMGLQERRGSNVSLTLDMCTPGCGEEGFGYLMSPREESAREYLLSASRVLQAEELHEKALDPFLLQAEFFEIPMNFVDPKEYDIPGLVRKNRYKTILPNPHSRVCLTSPDPDDPLSSYINANYIRGYGGEEKVYIATQGPIVSTVGDFWRMVWQEHTPIIVMITNIEEMNEKCTEYWPEEQVVYDGVEIIVQKVIHTEDYRLRVISLRNGTEERGLKHYWFTSWPDQKTPDRAPPLLHLVREVEEAAQQEGPRCAPIIVHCSAGIGRTGCFIATSICCQQLRHEGVVDILKTTCQLRQDRGGMIQTCEQYQFVHHVMSLYEKQLSRPSPE; from the exons ATGTGCTGCAGTGAGAGGCTGCCGG GGCTGCCCCAGCCGGCAGTGATGGCGACGCTGGACCAGGCCGAAGGGCTCGGGGCCCCGCAGCGAGAGatgccgccgcccccgccgccctcgCCGCCACCCCGAGGCGCCGGGAGCCACTCCCTCAGCGGCAGGAGCGGCCTGTGCCTGTTGGCTGCCTCTCAGCTCCTG CTTGCCTGCGGGGTCCTCTGGCTCAGCGGCTACGGCCCCATCTGGTCACAGAATGCCGCAGACCTCCTCTCCTCCTCGCTCACACTCCTGGAACAGCTGGGACCCATG GCCCGGCTGGGCGCTGGGACCTGGGAGGTCCCCAATCTGCTGCTGGTTACTCTGTCTGTGATCCTCATTACCACCCTG GTGTGGCACCTCCTGAGGGCTCCCCCAGAGCCATCCACCCCACTGCCCCCTGAGGATAGGCGCCAGTCAGTGAGCCGTCAGCCCTCCTTCACCTACTCAGAGTGGATGGAAGAGAAGGTGGAGGATGACTTCCTGGACCTGGACCCTGTCCCTGAGACTCCTGTGTTTGACTGCGTGATGGACATCAAGCCTGAGGCTGACCCTGCCTCACTGACCGTCAAGTCCATGGGTCTACAGGAAAG GAGGGGCTCCAACGTCTCCCTGACCCTGGACATGTGCACGCCAGGCTGCGGTGAGGAGGGCTTTGGCTACCTCATGTCCCCGCGTGAGGAGTCGGCCCGCGAGTACCTGCTCAGCGCCTCCCGGGTCCTGCAGGCCGAGGAGCTTCACGAGAAGGCCCTGGACCCCTTCCTGCTGCAGGCAGAGTTCTTT GAAATCCCCATGAACTTTGTGGATCCGAAGGAGTATGACATCCCCGGGCTGGTGCGCAAGAACCGGTACAAAACCATCCTGCCCA acccccaCAGCAGAGTGTGTCTGACCTCACCAGACCCTGATGACCCTCTGAGTTCCTACATCAACGCCAACTACATCCGG GGCTATGGTGGGGAGGAGAAGGTGTACATCGCCACTCAGGGACCCATCGTCAGCACGGTCGGTGACTTCTGGCGCATGGTGTGGCAGGAGCACACGCCCATCATCGTCATGATCACCAACATCGAGGAGATGAACGAG AAGTGCACTGAGTATTGGCCGGAGGAGCAGGTGGTGTACGACGGTGTGGAGATCATCGTGCAGAAGGTCATTCATACTGAGGATTACCGGCTGCGAGTCATCTCCCTCAGG AACGGGACCGAAGAGCGAGGCCTGAAGCATTACTGGTTCACGTCCTGGCCCGACCAGAAGACCCCAGACCGGGCTCCCCCACTCCTGCACCTGGTCCgggaggtggaggaggcagcCCAGCAGGAGGGGCCGCGCTGTGCCCCCATCATCGTCCACTGCAG TGCAGGGATTGGCAGGACAGGCTGCTTCATTGCCACCAGCATCTGCTGCCAGCAGCTACGGCATGAGGGAGTGGTGGACATCCTTAAGACCACGTGCCAGCTCCGTCAGGACAG GGGCGGCATGATCCAGACGTGCGAGCAATACCAGTTTGTGCACCATGTCATGAGCCTCTACGAGAAGCAGCTGTCCCGCCCGTCCCCAGAGTGA